A window from Cryptomeria japonica chromosome 1, Sugi_1.0, whole genome shotgun sequence encodes these proteins:
- the LOC131071632 gene encoding pentatricopeptide repeat-containing protein At2g13600, protein MGFTDDLRFSLHNNDCDRMLKKCITLNNVREGKRIHAHLIKTGLGLCIFLVNRLVEMYAKCDNLLDARNVFDRMPMRNVFSWNTMIAGYFKWGSIDHARQLFENMPERDDVSWNTMITGYDRNGYSQEALECYWEMMAEGIVPSAITFSSVLSSCAKLPAPKQGKQVHAHIIGVKCQSDMIVGVGLVDMYAKGGCIEDARLVFDRMTERNVVSWNAMITGYGENGLGEEALMFFYEMQQLGMKPDQVTIIIILTACFKSGKVQDACNVFDEIPERNVSSWNAMIAGYVQNGDSEQAMQLFLQMLQDVRPDETTFASVVTACASLAALQQGKQVHGLVTRSGLESSVFVGSALVDVYSKCGSTEHAQQVFDNLLERNLVCWNTMITGYAQNGQGQLAIQLFEEMLKTGIVPNHVTYVSVLSACSHTGLLDEGLRYFNLMSEKHRILPRASHYTCMIDLLGRAGRLDEAEKLVKNAPFDSNAAMWLALLSACRLHGNLELAERASKCLFEMEPQISGPYVLMSNIYAAAGRWVGVANIRKLMRDRGVKKEPGCSWIEIKNTIHNFLD, encoded by the coding sequence ATGGGTTTTACAGATGACCTGAGATTCTCACTCCATAATAATGACTGTGACAGAATGTTAAAGAAATGCATCACATTGAATAATGTGAGAGAGGGTAAGCGAATACATGCTCATTTGATCAAAACTGGACTTGGATTATGTATATTTCTCGTAAACCGTCTAGTGGAAATGTACGCCAAGTGTGACAATCTACTGGATGCTCGCAATGTGTTTGACAGAATGCCAATGCGGAATGTATTTTCATGGAACACCATGATAGCAGGATATTTCAAATGGGGTAGCATAGACCATGCACGCCAATTGTTTGAAAACATGCCTGAAAGAGATGACGTTTCATGGAATACCATGATTACAGGCTATGATAGGAATGGATACTCTCAGGAGGCTCTGGAGTGTTATTGGGAAATGATGGCAGAAGGAATTGTACCGTCCGCCATAACCTTTTCTAGTGTTTTAAGTTCTTGTGCTAAGTTGCCCGCTCCCAAACAAGGCAAGCAGGTCCATGCTCATATAATCGGAGTTAAATGCCAGTCAGATATGATTGTGGGGGTAGGCCTTGTTGATATGTATGCTAAAGGCGGATGCATAGAGGATGCACGCCTAGTGTTTGACAGAATGACTGAACGTAATGTGGTCTCGTGGAATGCTATGATTACAGGTTATGGTGAGAATGGGCTTGGTGAGGAGGCTCTAATGTTTTTTTATGAGATGCAACAACTAGGAATGAAACCTGACCAAGTaacaatcatcatcatcctcactgCTTGTTTCAAAAGCGGGAAGGTGCAGGATGCTTGTAATGTGTTTGATGAAATACCTGAAAGGAATGTGagctcatggaatgcaatgattgcaggctATGTGCAGAATGGTGACAGTGAGCAGGCCATGCAGTTGTTTTTACAAATGTTACAAGATGTTAGACCAGACGAAACCACATTTGCGAGTGTTGTAACAGCCTGTGCTAGTCTTGCAGCTTTACAACAGGGTAAGCAGGTCCATGGACTTGTAACTAGAAGTGGATTGGAATCTAGCGTGTTTGTTGGCAGTGCCCTTGTTGATGTGTATTCCAAATGTGGAAGTACAGAACATGCACAACAAGTGTTTGACAATTTGCTAGAGAGAAATCTGGTGTGCTGGAATACAATGATTACAGGATATGCTCAAAATGGACAAGGACAACTTGCTATTCAGTTGTTTGAAGAAATGCTAAAGACTGGCATAGTGCCAAACCATGTTACATATGTTAGTGTTCTATCTGCTTGTAGTCATACTGGTTTATTGGATGAGGGTTTGAGGTATTTCAATTTAATGAGTGAAAAACACCGCATTTTACCCCGTGCATCTCACTATACATGCATGATTGACCTTCTTGGTAGAGCTGGGAGGCTGGATGAAGCAGAGAAACTTGTGAAGAATGCTCCATTTGATTCAAATGCTGCCATGTGGCTTGCATTGCTTAGTGCCTGTAGACTTCACGGGAATTTGGAGTTGGCTGAACGTGCAAGTAAGTGCCTATTTGAAATGGAGCCTCAAATCTCTGGACCATATGTACTGATGTCAAACATCTATGCTGCAGCAGGCAGATGGGTTGGTGTAGCAAACATCAGAAAATTGATGAGAGACAGAGGTGTTAAAAAAGAGCCTGGATGCAGCTGGATAGAGATCAAGAACACAATTCATAATTTTTTGGACTGA